The following nucleotide sequence is from Synchiropus splendidus isolate RoL2022-P1 chromosome 1, RoL_Sspl_1.0, whole genome shotgun sequence.
AAATCCCCCCTGCCACGAACGATTCCTGTGGATCACCCGCTTCCTCCTGCTGAGGAACGGCGTTTGCCTTCGTGTGTGGAGGTTTCAGAGGCTTCCAATTGATTTTAGATTTGTATGAAATAACCTCAAATTATCCATGTAGTAAACATTCTCACCATCAGTGTGCAGCCCTTCTGCAGTGGGTATCACTGTTTCGCACCTGTTGACGGTGTTTTTTGGTGAGAGCTTGAGCCCTTCCTCCGCTTCCCCTTTGCACCGACAAGGACAGGGAGGACTGTGGCTTCCGTTTCTCTAACAGCCGTAAGACCTCAGTGATCCAGGGGTGTTTATGAAGGAGCAACCCTGTGTTTCCATCTCAGTCCTCAAAGGGCCTTGTGGGTTCAGGTGTTTGTTCGAACCAATCAGAtgcttggaacaaaaacccacacccACAACAGCCATTTTGGAGTTCGGTTAGATACCACTGGTGTACAGCTGCGAGTCCGAAACCGAGACCAAACTggacacagcaggctggagaGGCACTGGCTTTAGTCATTTACAGGGGTTGAAGTGTTCCAAATCTACTTTACTTGTACAATCTGTGGCTcacaaaacaccaaaaacattCCGAATTCCAGGTCGGAGTTTGCCATCAAGATGCCTTCAGGGTCCACTAAACAAATCCGACAAACAGCCAACAGTGTGATCAAATTCACAGCTTTTGCATCAGgtattttgatgtatttttaagCGCACCCAGGCCAGCGCACGTTTGACCAAAGCTGAGCTGAGAAGAATCCGTAGTTTGACAAGTGCACTGCCCCCTACCATGAGGCAGTAGAACTGCATGCCTCACTGTTCCATGTGCTGAGCTTTCAGACAGttgcaaacaaaacagagaCAGAGCCGCATCGGCTTTAGTACGGACATGCAGGCCAGGTGTGGTAGCGTTTGAATGGTGGGATTCAGAGGGAGTCAAAGCACTTCTCAGTGAAAAGGTTTGACAGTTAACTGTTGAACTCCAGTGGAAATGATCCAGCATTTAGGGAAAGCAGAATAAAtatacacattattattattattattattattattattattattattattattattattattattattattattgttatttcttcATAGACTAATaatttgttccaatgaaagtaTTTCAGTACTTGCTGAAATTACTGCTGCTGTGAGAGCAGTGAATTTCAGTACTTGCTGCTGTAAGCAACTAAAGTGTGTCTATATAACCAATAATTCTGGGGCGCCCCGTTGCCCATTGCACACATCACGCTCCACCACAGACGCAGAAGCTCATCCTCCCACCAGAAGGAACATCTCTGCAACCGGAGAACACAACTCACAACATGGAGTTGGACGGGATGATGTTGGTCTTTGGTGTTTATAACGGAAAAATCCCAAATGAAAAATTTGAATGACGGCAACACAACTGCTGCACATGGAAATGGAAGGTCAGGACACCTGAAGGAACAGACCAGGTGAAGATGGTGGCGCACGGGAATGAGATTTACTCCACTAGAGTAGAAGCTTTAACTGTCGGCTTACAACGCTGCTTTCTTGAGCCTTTTCATTGAGGTTGTTCTCAGAAATGTCCcagttatgttgggttgttggagtgaaCAGATGAGGGAAGCATTGAAAGCAACGTGGCTCTTTGCTGTGTTGTCTGGACACATTCCATCCCACATCCACGTTACGTATAAAGAACATAGTATTACTATTACCATTGTTTAATATTCCCATCATGAATGATTGAGGACCCAAAAAGCGGCATTTTTGATGCTGTTTAACTGTTTTATTTGAGACTGACTTTTGGTCATTACATACAGATGCGAAGGAAACATTCACTTATATCAACTCAACAATAACAAATAGACGTTTAGAATTACGAGACTGGAGAATCAAAACATCCTAAAACAACATGAAGTGTATTTGAAAGTGTTACGTGGGTATGAGGATAGCACAATATTGGCAGTAGAGCTGGACGAACACGACGAGGGAGCGTGGCATTTAAAAGAGCCGACATGGTGAAAGCAGAGAGTTCATGGATGAAATATAGGCTATAAACTGAGACTGAAGTTCACCGGACGTTAAAACACATGATCGCTCCAAACACCAATGATTTTCACTACATACATGAGTCGATTTAGTTGCGCAATCTACATGTGATCCCATGGAAGAGGGCCGGTTCTGATCGTGTGACGTGGGGATGCAGGACCAGTGTGTCTCAATGTTTCAGTTTCAGGAACTCGCAGGTGGATCCAACATATACTCCAGCATGAagaggctgagtgaaggaggtctggactctgtggaggagggtcaTGGTGTCGGAGACGCTGTAGAAGGACAGGAGCCCTGCAGGGTGATCCAGGTACACTCCCACCGTGGAGGACGGAGCACCGGAGACTTCAGTTGTGACTCTGTTGTGTTTAAAAGAACAGCCAGAGTTGTTACAAGATAATGACCAGGATTGGTGGTTACGTCCAAATGAGCATTCTCTTCCTGATCTGCTGATATCCTTGTATGAGACTGCTACTTCTCCAGTGTATCCagtccactccacctcccagtaacaacgTCCAGTCAGCGTCCCCTTACTCAGGACCTGAGGATAGTCAGTGAACCTGGCAGGATCATGAGGAGGAGCCTGATCTTTTCCCATGTCTGTCACCTTCCTTCGTCCTTCTGACAACTTCAACTCTGCGTGTGCAGTGTTTGGATCCATGGTGATGTCCACAGAGTACCTGAGGAACTCATCTCTGGTCTTGGGCTCAGGAGCGAGCATCAGTGAGATGTTGGACCAGGTGTCTCTCAGAAGGTCCTGGAGTCGGGCTCTGCTGGCTGACACGGCTGCTGCCACTTCCTCATAGCAGACCTGAGGAGGGGCGTGGGACGATGAGGAAAGCGTgtcttcactgacctctgacaGTGAGGACAAGTTCTGGAGAAAGACCGTGTGACTGTCgatgagtgacagctgctgcagctcagcatctttcttcttcagctcagtaatctcctgcttcagctgctgctgaagtccTCGGACTCGAACcatctctctctgctgctgggatctgatctgctgcttctcatcagaAATCATTCTCTGGAGCTTCTGGATCAGCTTGTTGAGGGTCTTCTGACTGTCCTTCACTGCTTTATCAGCAGAGATGGTGatgtgctcctcctcctgctgaagcagcttcaactcttcctccctcttctgGATCCTCCTCTGGATCCTTCCTCGACTCTGATccacctctttctctcgctctcttctctctgctgtggccgagacaatgtggtggtctttgtgttggtccTCAGCACAGAGGTGACAGATCACCTGCTGATCATTACGACAgaacatcttcttctcctcatcgtGTTGAGGGCAGATGAtctcctggagctgcttggaCGGGTGGATCAGCCTGTGTCTCCTGAAGGCCGGAGCTTCAAGATGAGGCTGGATGTGTTGCTCACAGTAAGAGACCAGACACATCAGGCAGGATTTGAGGGCTCTCAGTTTCCTCCCAGTACAGACGTCACAGGCCACATCTTCAGGTCCAGCATAGCAGAGGTCAACAGCTCCAGTCTCTTTCAGCTGCTCCACTAACTCTGCTAACACAGTGTTCTTCTGCAGGAGAGGCCTCGGGGTGAAGGTCTGTCGGCACTGAGGACACCGGTAGATGTTCTCTTCTCCACTGTCCCAGAAACCTTCAATACAGGCTTTACAGTAGTTGTGTCCACAGAGAAGACTGACGGGGTCCTTCAGGAGGTCCAGACAGATGGAACAGGTGAGCACTTCGACTCTGTTCGCCTCCATTTCGCTGCTGTCAAGGAAACGTTCCCTCACAGACTGTGAGCTCGGTGTGGCGTGCCGGAATCTGACGAGACTTGTTGGACATGTTTTCTGACTTCCTTGAAACCACGTGATGATTCCTGTCAATGATCCTTGTTTTGCCGTGGCGGCCAACAAAGGCGTGTACCAGAGGTTGAGATTAAAGGCCCAGATAAGTTGACATAAAACTAATGGCCGGAACAATGCGACTGGGACAAATCGTCGCTGAATGAACCTTCAAGATGGATGGGTGAAACTCAACCACACCGACGTGTTCCCAGGTGTATACAGGCATTAACGCTTGTACCCACAAGTGCGTGCGCCAGACGCCACTTGGTGCTCCATGATGTGAGAGTGATGATGCGTAGACGTGTGTGTATTGCTGCAGGCTTCATTCTGCTGAGGCGATACACACGTTGCAGTTCCCACAGCAACACAATCTGCATGTGTGTGGCGCTTTGTGTGTGAGCTGTTCACTGGAatgcttaaatttaaacctgaGTCAAGAGTGGATGGATTCAAAAACTCACCTCACTGGTGACATTATAGCCAAGTCATTGGCGTCATTCACTCTGAAAATAGTCTTCATTTTTGTCCACTTGCAATAGAGCTTTGAGCCACCTATCAATGGACTGGCAAAagtgcattgtttttatttttattgtcaagtTTTTTAATGGCTATTTGTGTTGTGATCAGCAGGCTTTTGCTTGACAAATGGGACATTGTGTTTGTTATACTTTATGTGCAGTACGTTATGGTTACTGGCGACCTCTAGAGGCAGACACGGAACACCTGAAGGCTGTGTATCTGGGTTCCCTCTATTTCCCCTACGGACCCACTGCCTGATATATTCTCTTTTCATTTTAGTTTCGAGACCACGCCATGCTTTAAGGgtgttttattgctttttttttcttttgtcaggTATTTTTCGAGCTGGTAAAAATACTTGAAGCTGTCTATGATTAGCAACGAGTCTGGGAACCTGTTTGACTCGCCAGTTGTTATGCCAGAATCAACAAGTGTGCGGCAGGATGACAATGGAGACATTGGCTCAGTTattaaagacacaaaaaagtACTGCCAATGATGTCCAATGAAACACAATTACAATCAAGTGATCACAATCAAATTTAACaccaaatataatatatatataataaataaatggaacatTTTATTGAACATTGTTTCTTGTCACAAAACAGCAGTACGAATGCAGCCATTACGACAGCAACACAATCTGGTCCACCAGTGCCATGGACCTCACCCAATCCAGAAATCgtggaaaaatatgaataaatcaataatgATACAAAAGTAACAGTTAAGTTATGAAACAAAAGTGTCtgtctccaatgtgtctcatgttTCCTGACTGTTTACGATCAGTTTGAACTCATTTGAACACTTTTCCCATTGACGAAATAGTGGAAAAGTTTTCACTGACGTCGTTGATCATTTCACGACTGAGAATTTGTGGATGGTCCCCTAAATTCAATTTAGCGCTGCTGGTGAGAGAGCGAGGGCTTTCCAGGGACACAGACCAACAGACAGCGTCTGTGGTGGAGCGGATGTCTGTTGAATAGCCAATATCCATCGAATTTGGTCGCGGTCAAAGCTCCGCAGTTCCCGTTTACCACTTGAACATCCACGAAAACAGCGCTCGGACACTATGGTTAGGCGAGATCTCCCTGTATTTGAAGGTCCAGTCAGGCTTCGCCCTCGTACAGAAGGAGCAAATGAATGGTGAGCATTGCCAAAACGGCCATTTTGTGTAAACAATAAGCAGCAGATGAGTCCAGAGGGAAGACCTTTGAGGCACATTCACGCTTTGACCTACATTCGCTCAGCCCTCTCTGGTTTCAGCGCGTGAGCTGGGTAGAACCGCAGAGATTGGTGTGAAATCACCGGCTAACAGGCGGGAAATTGGTTGTTATTTTTGGAGCAGAGACACGAGGGACAGTCGGACCATCAGCCGCTCCGCCATGAGTGGGCGATGAAAGAGAATCAGCAGAGGAGAAGACACTTGACACAAGCTGGACACCTGAGTCACAGGAGTCACAGCTCCTGCAAACATTTACGAAAAGATTTACGAAACCAAGGATAAGCACGTACCAAATGATGTCATGCATCGAGCACAAAATCATTTATGACAGTGAGATACGACAAAAATTCTGTCGATATTTATTGTAAAGGTTCATacacaaaatggaaataaagcaATGGAAAGAAACATCAAACTGAAATCACAAGACGAAATGTCGATACtcatttgaaaattgaaaaacaattgaaaCCTAATAAATGATTAGTCAAAGGAAAACACTGTGAGACAGAAAGGGCTGAGGAATCGGGGGTGGGTGGAGAAAATGCAGGAAAtattcaagaaaataaaaagattattATTAATCAAAGAACAGTTGGTCATCATGTTAACGCTATTGGGAACGCAAACCGTTGTTCCTGACagataatgtaaataaaaaaaatgtaatcaatgaaaaaccaaaagaaaaaaaaatggaaagaaaaaaaaaaaaaaaaggaaacgtgGCCGActgacaggaaaacacaattGTATCTGACGTTCGTCCTCGAGACTGCGATGTGAAATGAGATGTGCTGGTTCATGTTACCAACTCACGCAGTCAGTGTTTCACAGGAAGAGACTGGGGAAGGCGCCAGCGTGCGTCTCGTCTTTCACAAGCAACACCACACCGCCCTCTGTCGGTCTGTCCAGCTACACAGCCACTCAACCCCCAAACACCTCAGACGGTCTGCATTTCTCGAAAATGAAAGGGTAGTATTACCACGACAAAtacaactactactaccacCACTACCAATAATTATGAAACAATAGATTAAGAGTCAACAAGTGGCAACAACTTTCCCATGGAGTGGACAGGACTGACATGGAAAACACCTTGGCCATGCTTCTGTGGGACCTGAGCATCAGGTCCGAGTGGACAAGGCCATCACCATGGGACACCAGACGTAAAGTAGCAGGAGAAGTAAACAATGTTGGTTCATGAGCCATGATGCCTTGCGCATTGAAATAAGACGGATGGAAGACTGGATTCAGTAACAACTCTAGTATAACAGAGGAGTCATCTTGGCTGGAGGACAACGATTCCCAGAATGGGGACGGGCACCTGAGAGCAGGAATCAGGCCTGCGTCCATGATGTCCAGCCAAAAATGAGCCCCACAGACGAATGATCAACCAGCCACAGGGCAGAGTCCACCAGTGCCACGGACTTTACCTAATCCATGTGTAATGACCTGGGATCATGACTGAGAGTTTGACTCTTCACTTATGATGGTTTTATTAAGCTACGTAGCCTCACAACTGCCCATTTTCATCAGTCCAAATtgagaaaacacatttctgttttgGTACTTGTGAGCTCACCCTCTCTCTGCGATCCAAAGGGTATCTTGCAGGACGTGCCTCCAGGAGTATGAGGTGCCGTACTCCAGGTTTAGCCAGGAAGGAAAGGGTTTGGCCCATTCAGACTGGAGCTCCTCGACCATGGGTGTCAGAGGGTGGAATGTCTCGCGTAGGATGGAGAAGATATAAACTCCAGGTGGAGGAGTCCAGGTGTCTTGCAACATATTCTGAGGTGTTACACTTCAAGgcttgtcaagtggacttttccaTCCAACAAAGCCCATGAGACGTAAACCTTCCTGGTCGACTCATAGATGTTGCAATTGGATGTTTCCGCTTACTCTGCATTTCCTGAGGGTCAAGCAGAGGTGGGCTCGAATGAGGTGGTGCGGGTTGTCATTGTAAGCGCTCCTTGCTACTGTGCTTGTGGTGATACATGATATATATACTTGCCAAAAATGAGGCATTAACATCCCATACCAAGCGGCATGATCACCCTAAAGGTGCAACCAACCCCTCGGACTTTCCGGTGAAGTGCTCTTTATGCCGCCAGGAAGTGCCACAGCTGAGGCACATGACATCTGCATCTCACTGGGAAGCAAAAGATTCTGGAACAAGGATGTGTTGGTGTCTGGATAAGGTAGAAAGATATATTCGGAAAACATGTCTGTCAAGCTATCTCAGTGTACTCTTCTAGATCCTTCTAGATACATGTTTCTTGTATGTAGCAAAGCACTGGGCAACTGGGCCCTCGAGTGTTGTGGTGGCCATGAGTCGCTCCAGCTCATAAAACCTCAAAACAAGTGTGGGATGTGGGCTATCTGGTTGGTCCTTAGATTTTGTGGCAGCAGAGGGCGAAAGGCAGGATTTCAGCACACGGGCCCTGGAAGTGGAACCTGAAATAGAAAGGTTTCTATATTAAAACCAAAGATGAATCAGCTGGCAGACAAAACACTTGAGgccctcctgcttcctcagtCCCCATCAGAGTTCAGATCATGACGCTCGGGAAGAGTGACCCtcgagcgccctctagtggtttacttttggatttttcCGCAcatcttacaaaaaaaaataaataaataaaataaaacaaatccacCTCTACAAAGATGAGtcgcttttttttaattacaaaaGCAGAGAAATTAGAGGACCCTCAAACTAAAAGGAAACTTCAGGAGCCTTTGACGTGTACCTGCAGGACATGGTCACTAGTGTGGGCTCCAGGTTGAACTCTGCGACAGGGATgcctcggtccaccacctgatgTGCAAACATGGCCACTGGAAACATGGTGGAGGATATTCCCGCCTGCGGTGGTGTCATATCACGGAGAAGAAAGTAGAGGCTGTCGCTAAAGAGTCTTTCACCAGCTCAGTTCACACTTGAGTTATTTTCAGCACTTTAGCTTTCAAAGAAGAGTCACATTGAAACATCTGTTCAACCCCAGGAAGGGATATTTAAAGATGTTTAAATCTCCTGGGGTAAACAAAAATCCTCggccaaaataataataatgacaaataaataaataaataaataaatactactactactactactactactactactactactaataataataataatagctcaGTCACATGATTGTAGAACTGTTCAGTAGTATTCAAAGTGAATGATCACTCAGGAACATCTGCTTCCTGAACAACCGGGCTCATCCCTCACCACCAAGCAGAGGTCACAGTTGTTCAGCACGTCGTTGGCACATCTCAGTAAGTCGTGGTCCAGAGGTTCTCCGGTCCAAACGACCGCGGGCCTCAGCAGTCCGTTACAGCCCAGGTGATCACACCTGAGGACGCAGTTCTGGCTGAGAACGTGGTGCGACTGGGAAGAAGAGGAGATGGAGGATCTCCGCTAGACTGAAGTGTCACCTGGGCAGGTCTTCCTCCAGGATCAAAGCATCCTCCGTGTTTCGATCTGGAAGTCTGGGAATCCAAATCAAAtcagtcactttaaagtcacaTTTAATAAAGACACCcattcagctgcaggagaagatTCTTTCCCTGAGATCACAGGCCACACGTAACATCACATGCCGTTTTTGGCGACAATTGTACTAGGCGCTTTTAGCTTGTGAAGGTTCGTTCAATTATTTCACGTCATTTTCCTCCCACGTGATGTTCATTCTGACAATGAATACTCTAATCAGGAATGATGGATcagtggagggatggatggatgatggatagatggacagagcaacggatggatggatgaatgatggatggatggatggatggatggatgatggatagatggacagagcaacggatggatggatgaatgatggatggatggatggatggatggatgatggatagatggacagagcaacggatggatggatggatgggtggatggatggatggatggatggatggatggatgatggatagatggacagagcaacggatggatggatgaatgatgaatggatggatggatggatggatgatggatagatggacagagcaacggatggatggatggatgggtggatggagagCCGTATGAACAgatgacagatagatggatgatggatggcggGATGGATAGAAGGATGGACAGGCAGACGGGTgtacagacagatggatggacagacagatggatggatggatgatggacagatgaacaGATCAACAAacgaatggatgaatggatgagggATGCATGGATGATAGGCAGATGGATGAATTCATGAATGGATggctgaatggatggatggatgatggatggatggatggatggatggagagccGTACgaacagatagacagatagatggatgatggatggtggGATGGATAGAAGGATGGACAGGCAGATGGGTGtacagacagatggacggacagacagatggatggatggatgatggacagatcaACAAACCAATGGATGAATGGGTGAGCGATGCATGGATGATAGGCAGATGGATGAATTCAtgaatggatggctggatggatgagggGTGGACAGAGAAATAGATGGACGggctgatggatgatggatagatgatggacggatggatgatagtcagatggatggatagatttcCTAACTCAGGATATTGTATCAAAATGTATTCAAGCTACGTAATCGGAGTGTGCCACACCGATGGGAGCTCCGCGTCCACTCagtatttttaatattgtttacaCTCTCCTTTCTCACTTTTTGCCACAGTCCTATGCCGCATGTGTGATCGTAATACACTTTTGGAGATCCGTTTGTCAGTCACGACAGACGTTAAACCAACTTTCACTTTCGACTCCACTGCAGACGCACTTGTGTGGACCCTTTGTTCTGAGAGTCGCCTCCGCAAAGGAGAGGGAGAGGCAAGCGTGCTGGCGTGTAATGGTGAACCCACCAGACACAGATAGACCCACCCAACATCTTGCTCACAAATGTTCAGTCTCTGGGGAACAGGACGGATAATCTGCACGCACAGATCTATTTGCGGGACATGAGGAGCTGCTGTCTTTTTGCTGTCACGGAAACATGGGTGGACACATCCGTTCCAGACTCCGCCGTCACCCCGGACAACTTTACCATCTACCGGATGGACAGATCGAAGGACTCAGGCAAGTCTTGCGGAGGGGGGGTGCTTCGTGGTTAAGTCCTCGTGGGCTACAGATGCACCCACTATAAGAACTTACTGCACCCAATCCATGGATCAAAGTCAGACCCTTTTATTCAGCTCAGTCATACTTAGAAAAGTCTACAGACAAAGGCTGTAAAGACACAGTCGCTTCACCAGCTATATGGATTTATAAATGAGCTTGAAAACTCACACCCAGATGTCGCCTTTATTGATTTGGAGGACTTTTAACAGAGCCAACATGAGAACAGTTCACACTTGGTTTCTCTACCAACTAGGGGGGAGCAGATTCGGGATCACTGCTACACCCCATTCCAAAACAGTTACAAATGCCTCCCCCTCCCAGCATTTGGTAGATCTGACCACGGTGCAATTCTTCTCCTGCCTACATACAAACAAAGTCTTAAAGTGGACAAACCACTTTCCAGGCAGATCCACAAATGGAGCAGAACAGCTGATGATGTCCTGCTGCACAAGACTGCTTTGAAACAACAGACTGGcagatttttcttgttttgttccaTAGTTAGCAAGTGTACTCTGTGTGAAATAGTTCAGAAAGTCTTGTCCAGTCCAGTCAGCCCTGCCCAGAAGCCCAGTGTCCTTCGTGCATCTCTACTCACCCTTTTCCCTCCAGTGCAGGACAGATGGGGTTGTTGTAGTTGTCTTCTTCGTAGTAGCACTCCAAACACCGTGTCCGGAACAAGCTTCCTGATGAACgaaaatgaaattatatatatatatatataaaaccatatATGGTTGCCAAGCCTCGCAGGCATGGTTGAATCCCACTACTGCTGTACATATGTTTATTACAATGACTTTAAGTCCCTAAATAGCTTCTCAAACAAATCCTGTGTTTGCTGTTTGCCGTCCCATGACTCAGATGTTGTTAGCCCCCGGGGCATGAATGGCTCTATGTGACTTTTGGAAGAACAGCGATGTTGCCTTCCACATGTCCAATTAAAGACCCCCTCACTTTGCAGTGCCTCACCGTGCATCTCCAGAAGGTTCTGGGATCCAGCCCTGCGGTGCAACTCGTCCACATTCTCCGTGATAACGGTGACCTTCCGCTCCTGCTTGCTCAAAACCTCCTCACACTGGGCGATGGCCTGGTAGCAGGGATTCGGGTCGGCCGTGAGAACCGCCTGTCGACGGTGGTGGTAGAACTCCCAGATGCGCGAGGGGTTCTTCGCGAAGGCGTGCGGGTTGGCGAGGTCCTGTCCGAGAGGAGAGTGAGGGAACGTTCAATCCAACTACCCTCAATGGAGCCATTCTTGTGTTGACAGCAACCAGCTGTTGGGGATACCTGAGCCTGCCATTTCCTCCAGAACCCAGCGAAGGATGGCGTCTCATTGTCCGAGCTCAGACCAGGTCCGGTGATGATGACAATGTCCTTGGACTGGGAGAGGAGCTGCCTGAAAGCCGACAGGTCTGTGGAGAAATAGGCCCAGTGAGAGGCGCCATCGTAACGGAGCGCGGGAAGAGGACAGACCTGTGCTTGGCTGACTAGTCAACATCCTCAGACTTGTGAGGAGCTGGGACAACGTCAGGCGGCTGTTTGGTTTGAACCATCCGGATGCTTCTGTCCTCCATTAGAGGCCCACACACATGGCTTCCAGTGCATGTGAAGCACCGTGGAATTGTCTGACCAGATGGTTCACAGGCCCAGTTGATCTTGTTGACGTTACCATGGCGACACTAGGCCTTAGTAGGTAACAAAGCAACTATCAAATAAAGGCAGTGCAGAGGTGAACGGTAAAAGGTGATATTGAGTCTCGTCCAGTTGATAGAGCTTCTGTCGCCAGACAGGTTGGTCGCTaaaaagctggtgaccacaggacAGCTCAGCTCTGTCTACACCGTGACTGAGACCGCATGAATGAACGCCTATACTGACCATGGACCTGGACTTGGAGAAGCTGATCCTTATGTCAGCACAGAAAACTGATAAAGCCAGCAGCACCACTTCACTTGTCGAATGCACTGAGGATACatatgcacacacgcacacatccaAGCTCGTATTTCTATCCATGTTAGGACGTTTGGTAGTTTCTCATGGccttaaccctttccccagcctctccctctaaagctaaccatctaaaacaaatggctaaccttaaccaggactcaccAACCAAACGTAcaaccagttattttgaagtctgtattgtcaaactgaggcttaatcTGGTGGGtaccagccaaatgtcccaacaaagtcatacggtcctcaaaGAATAGTTTTGTTGTTAAGAATTGGtctccacaaagtaggataaacaagccctcctgcacacacaaacaagggCTTGCTGCACAATTGTGGGGACCGCTTAttgccgtcaccctttccccagcctctcgccctaaacctaaccatctaaaacacatggctcacttCAGCCAGGACTCTGAGCTAAACTTAAACATAGTTATAATGACGcacttatttttttgtcttcatcacTTCAAATTgcggcttaaccttgtggg
It contains:
- the LOC128770668 gene encoding tripartite motif-containing protein 16-like, whose translation is MEANRVEVLTCSICLDLLKDPVSLLCGHNYCKACIEGFWDSGEENIYRCPQCRQTFTPRPLLQKNTVLAELVEQLKETGAVDLCYAGPEDVACDVCTGRKLRALKSCLMCLVSYCEQHIQPHLEAPAFRRHRLIHPSKQLQEIICPQHDEEKKMFCRNDQQVICHLCAEDQHKDHHIVSATAERREREKEVDQSRGRIQRRIQKREEELKLLQQEEEHITISADKAVKDSQKTLNKLIQKLQRMISDEKQQIRSQQQREMVRVRGLQQQLKQEITELKKKDAELQQLSLIDSHTVFLQNLSSLSEVSEDTLSSSSHAPPQVCYEEVAAAVSASRARLQDLLRDTWSNISLMLAPEPKTRDEFLRYSVDITMDPNTAHAELKLSEGRRKVTDMGKDQAPPHDPARFTDYPQVLSKGTLTGRCYWEVEWTGYTGEVAVSYKDISRSGRECSFGRNHQSWSLSCNNSGCSFKHNRVTTEVSGAPSSTVGVYLDHPAGLLSFYSVSDTMTLLHRVQTSFTQPLHAGVYVGSTCEFLKLKH
- the LOC128748035 gene encoding NAD-dependent protein deacylase sirtuin-5, mitochondrial-like isoform X1; the protein is MLTSQPSTDLSAFRQLLSQSKDIVIITGPGLSSDNETPSFAGFWRKWQAQDLANPHAFAKNPSRIWEFYHHRRQAVLTADPNPCYQAIAQCEEVLSKQERKVTVITENVDELHRRAGSQNLLEMHGSLFRTRCLECYYEEDNYNNPICPALEGKGLPDRNTEDALILEEDLPRCDHLGCNGLLRPAVVWTGEPLDHDLLRCANDVLNNCDLCLVAGISSTMFPVAMFAHQVVDRGIPVAEFNLEPTLVTMSCRFHFQGPCAEILPFALCCHKI
- the LOC128748035 gene encoding NAD-dependent protein deacylase sirtuin-5, mitochondrial-like isoform X2, which codes for MLTSQPSTDLSAFRQLLSQSKDIVIITGPGLSSDNETPSFAGFWRKWQAQDLANPHAFAKNPSRIWEFYHHRRQAVLTADPNPCYQAIAQCEEVLSKQERKVTVITENVDELHRRAGSQNLLEMHGSLFRTRCLECYYEEDNYNNPICPALEGKGLPDRNTEDALILEEDLPRCDHLGCNGLLRPAVVWTGEPLDHDLLRCANDVLNNCDLCLVVPLPGPVC